In Bacteroides acidifaciens, the following proteins share a genomic window:
- a CDS encoding single-stranded DNA-binding protein translates to MKKIENTFAVTGYVANDAQVNNFDTASVARFSIAVNRAEKKGEETTYTSAFMAIEAWRKNEAATAFDIIKKGALLTVKGYFKPEEWTDKETGQKRNRITMVAVEFYLAPDKVEEEKPAKASNKTKRTKKETSK, encoded by the coding sequence ATGAAAAAGATTGAAAATACTTTCGCAGTGACTGGTTACGTAGCTAATGATGCTCAGGTGAATAATTTTGATACAGCAAGCGTTGCACGCTTCTCTATCGCAGTCAACAGAGCTGAAAAGAAGGGGGAGGAAACTACCTACACTTCAGCTTTCATGGCTATCGAGGCTTGGCGCAAGAATGAGGCGGCCACAGCATTTGACATCATCAAGAAGGGTGCACTTCTAACAGTCAAAGGGTATTTCAAACCCGAAGAGTGGACTGACAAGGAGACAGGCCAGAAGCGTAACAGAATTACAATGGTAGCCGTCGAGTTCTATCTCGCCCCTGACAAGGTGGAGGAAGAGAAACCGGCTAAGGCTTCCAACAAGACGAAAAGAACCAAGAAGGAAACTTCAAAATAG
- a CDS encoding DUF2958 domain-containing protein: MITLTNDILAKFNANPLYSKDGQGKKAEVIAVFHMPFTEACWLITEASQEGDDWLMFGYCHIFEWEFGYVRLSEIKELNIKGITAQIDNTLPKGYTIEDCLKKIPFAEH, translated from the coding sequence ATGATAACACTTACAAACGACATCTTGGCAAAGTTCAACGCCAACCCATTGTATTCTAAAGACGGACAAGGCAAAAAAGCCGAAGTCATTGCAGTATTCCACATGCCTTTTACTGAAGCCTGCTGGCTTATTACCGAGGCAAGTCAGGAAGGTGATGACTGGCTCATGTTTGGATATTGCCACATATTTGAGTGGGAGTTCGGATATGTCAGACTTTCAGAGATTAAGGAACTGAACATAAAAGGAATAACCGCCCAGATAGACAATACCTTGCCAAAAGGCTACACTATTGAGGACTGTCTTAAGAAGATACCATTTGCAGAGCATTAA